The bacterium genome includes a region encoding these proteins:
- a CDS encoding RraA family protein, which produces MKNGQFNRKRRKLLVSGASLVGATMGGSLFTTLTGGCEEKKTGTVKKSAGQPSRYLKYKDKLDRFFSPVLQDVMDAMNVRVQCMNPGIRPLDNKMKAWGEAVTIYLETVTKVPDKPFQMEMELLDDTKEGQLIVAQCNAPLLSAFWGGLLTNAAVGHKVSGVVIDGGARDYNEITELNFPVFCKGLSPYDSLGRMDAKERDIPIECGGIRVCPGDLVFADVDGIVVVPQDIVDEVIAKAWEKVIGESKVREELRSGAGVVDTFKKYHIL; this is translated from the coding sequence ATGAAAAACGGACAATTCAATCGAAAGAGGCGAAAATTACTGGTCAGCGGCGCGTCGCTGGTCGGAGCGACCATGGGAGGTTCCCTGTTCACCACTCTGACGGGCGGGTGCGAGGAAAAAAAGACGGGGACAGTAAAAAAATCTGCGGGGCAACCATCACGATACCTCAAGTACAAGGACAAGCTCGACAGATTCTTCAGCCCTGTTCTTCAGGATGTCATGGATGCCATGAATGTGAGGGTGCAGTGCATGAATCCGGGAATCCGGCCTCTCGACAACAAAATGAAGGCATGGGGTGAAGCGGTGACCATTTATCTGGAAACCGTAACTAAAGTACCCGATAAACCGTTTCAGATGGAGATGGAGCTCCTCGATGATACAAAGGAGGGCCAGCTCATCGTCGCCCAGTGTAATGCTCCCCTGCTTTCAGCTTTCTGGGGCGGGCTTCTGACGAATGCGGCGGTCGGACACAAAGTATCCGGCGTTGTCATCGACGGCGGCGCACGCGACTATAACGAGATAACGGAGCTGAATTTCCCCGTTTTCTGCAAGGGTCTCTCTCCCTATGATTCCCTCGGACGGATGGATGCAAAAGAACGCGATATTCCCATCGAATGCGGCGGTATCAGGGTTTGTCCGGGTGACCTTGTCTTTGCCGATGTGGACGGCATCGTGGTCGTTCCGCAGGACATCGTCGACGAGGTTATCGCCAAAGCATGGGAAAAGGTCATAGGCGAGAGCAAAGTCCGCGAGGAACTCCGTTCCGGCGCGGGTGTCGTCGATACATTCAAAAAATACCATATTCTTTGA
- a CDS encoding SMP-30/gluconolactonase/LRE family protein: protein MRKTERTIKMYIPVIVASLIVLVSCFCCSKKSEQPAWKSANDDIVRQYGIRERIRTDIPDTKIIPNLQPGVIASLKNLPETEIASGVKARMYWSRGALVSWMTFSPGAEIPREKLTGERIMVVMKGSVEQLINGANVTMRAHGSERMTPISGYRELNEFVYLEKGAENAVKAGSEGAEILDVSCPVRPDYLKKAGVRKVPSTVSAGGFIAAPTIAPGKVYDLYNVQFTEIAPKANTRLIAGKGVQLSFLRMDPNTAFARENQPEEHLMIVLRGSIDEILLDSVDQMQAGDVAYIPSGMVYGGSTGPYGCDVLDVFWPVRSDYTEIMARKLAEYHAVIPEDSEIELVVDGAKKGPGLCYCEGPSWINGKLYFSSMGYDDKWNGFPDKSATVEMDPDGTYRYIATGMETNGTFPLGNGNMAVCDMFGHRVIEMSTKGNVVRTLADRYNGVRIDGPNDLAVDDKGGIYFTDPQILPKPFMQPGRSVFYRKPDGKVIRVIEPGTLEKPNGLILSPDCRILYVNSTPDNFIMAYDINADGSLSNGRKFCDLYVTPEVLDAKSVNPQVDGMTMDELGNVYITSIIGLQIIKPDGDMLGYIHFPLMPVNCCFGDEDGKTLYVLCNDKVYRIRTNVRGAAYTLKR, encoded by the coding sequence ATGCGAAAAACCGAACGTACGATAAAGATGTATATCCCTGTGATTGTGGCAAGCCTGATCGTGCTCGTTTCATGTTTTTGCTGTTCGAAGAAATCGGAACAGCCAGCGTGGAAATCGGCGAACGATGATATTGTCAGGCAATACGGCATCAGGGAGCGTATCCGTACCGATATTCCCGATACAAAAATCATCCCCAATCTTCAACCGGGCGTTATAGCCTCTCTTAAAAATCTTCCCGAGACAGAGATTGCTTCCGGCGTGAAAGCCCGGATGTACTGGAGCAGAGGGGCGCTTGTAAGCTGGATGACATTTTCCCCGGGAGCGGAAATCCCCCGCGAAAAGCTGACCGGCGAACGCATCATGGTCGTCATGAAAGGTTCAGTCGAACAGCTCATTAACGGCGCCAATGTTACCATGCGCGCTCATGGCAGCGAGCGAATGACACCCATATCGGGATACCGCGAGCTTAACGAGTTTGTATACCTTGAAAAAGGCGCCGAAAACGCGGTCAAAGCCGGCAGTGAAGGCGCCGAAATCCTCGATGTTTCCTGTCCTGTCCGGCCCGATTATCTGAAAAAAGCGGGAGTACGGAAGGTTCCTTCGACAGTTTCCGCAGGTGGTTTTATTGCCGCACCGACAATCGCTCCCGGGAAAGTGTATGACCTGTACAATGTTCAGTTTACCGAGATTGCTCCGAAAGCCAACACCCGTCTTATCGCCGGTAAGGGTGTGCAGTTGAGTTTTCTCAGAATGGATCCCAACACTGCTTTCGCCCGTGAAAACCAGCCCGAAGAGCACCTCATGATCGTGCTCCGCGGGTCGATTGACGAGATTCTCCTCGACAGCGTCGACCAGATGCAGGCGGGTGATGTTGCATACATTCCTTCCGGGATGGTGTATGGCGGCTCAACCGGCCCATACGGCTGTGATGTGCTCGATGTGTTCTGGCCTGTCCGCTCCGATTATACCGAAATCATGGCCCGGAAGCTTGCGGAGTATCATGCCGTTATTCCAGAAGATTCGGAGATTGAGCTTGTGGTAGATGGAGCGAAAAAGGGACCGGGACTCTGTTACTGCGAAGGCCCGTCATGGATAAACGGGAAGCTCTATTTTTCGAGTATGGGATATGACGACAAATGGAATGGCTTTCCCGATAAAAGCGCCACGGTCGAGATGGACCCCGATGGCACATACCGTTACATAGCTACCGGCATGGAAACGAACGGTACCTTCCCGCTCGGCAACGGCAACATGGCGGTCTGCGATATGTTCGGCCACCGTGTGATCGAAATGAGCACGAAGGGTAACGTGGTGCGGACGCTGGCGGACAGGTACAACGGCGTCCGGATCGACGGGCCGAACGACCTCGCTGTCGACGACAAGGGCGGCATTTATTTCACCGATCCGCAGATTCTCCCCAAGCCCTTCATGCAGCCCGGCAGGAGCGTATTTTACCGCAAGCCGGATGGTAAGGTCATCAGGGTCATCGAGCCGGGAACGCTCGAAAAGCCCAACGGCCTCATCCTGAGTCCCGACTGCAGGATCCTCTATGTCAACAGCACACCCGACAACTTTATCATGGCGTATGACATCAATGCGGACGGCAGCCTCTCAAACGGTCGCAAATTCTGTGATCTCTACGTGACCCCTGAGGTGCTTGACGCAAAGAGCGTCAACCCGCAGGTAGACGGCATGACCATGGATGAGCTCGGCAACGTATACATAACATCGATCATCGGCCTTCAGATCATCAAGCCGGACGGCGATATGCTCGGCTATATCCATTTTCCGCTCATGCCGGTCAACTGCTGTTTCGGGGACGAGGACGGAAAGACGCTCTATGTATTATGCAACGACAAGGTATACAGGATTCGCACCAATGTGAGGGGAGCCGCATATACGCTCAAACGGTGA
- a CDS encoding M81 family metallopeptidase, whose protein sequence is MKPLKKGSRRHFIKSAGIGSLAASGVLGTSVSSCGTSGKNARAPKKRIMVGTFSDETNTFINEKRTLDDVKKSARYGDDVFKKGGRMVHGTPGGSMDGFVDVLEMYDIELVGSIEAHGNHRIMTEEVFDYVTGCMLDTLDKYPVDAVYLNLHGGGCTIGHDDLEGETLALIRKKVGPDIPIVFTMDLHCTVTPLMAEAANAVSVFRTYPHIDAFECGYEVASILMGALSGKVKPVIAVRKIPLMIGPPLNVLTSEMPIKHVYDRAREMQRMIPGVLTCCPCHGFMQQDIPTQGAGIIVTTDGDRELAQKLADELGDLMFKYRKEYWVHLPGPEETIRLARKPSDKPYAIADGGDNIGAGGAGDGTHLLREILKQGVDSAFVQIYDPESAQKAFDAGVGSTMTLDVGGKSDPMYGPPVNVTGKVSGVSKEGDSWHPAARIEVKGVTILLNTKRIGPDDQTNVRAMGIFPEKYRMTVCKGGFAFRPQYPATVYNYILCASPGYSSPDLTTFTWKRIPRPIYPLDDI, encoded by the coding sequence ATGAAACCGTTAAAAAAAGGCAGCAGGAGACACTTCATCAAATCGGCAGGTATCGGCTCACTTGCCGCATCGGGCGTCCTCGGTACATCCGTGTCATCATGCGGGACATCGGGGAAAAATGCCCGGGCCCCCAAAAAGCGGATCATGGTGGGTACGTTCAGCGATGAGACCAATACGTTCATCAACGAGAAACGAACGCTCGACGATGTGAAAAAATCCGCCCGATACGGTGATGACGTGTTCAAAAAAGGCGGACGGATGGTCCACGGCACCCCCGGCGGCTCCATGGACGGATTTGTGGACGTTCTCGAAATGTACGATATCGAACTTGTCGGCTCGATCGAGGCCCACGGTAATCACCGGATCATGACCGAAGAGGTGTTCGATTATGTCACCGGCTGTATGCTCGATACTCTCGACAAATATCCGGTGGATGCCGTCTATCTCAATCTTCACGGCGGCGGGTGCACGATCGGGCATGATGACCTCGAGGGCGAAACGCTCGCGCTGATACGCAAAAAGGTCGGCCCCGATATTCCCATTGTCTTTACCATGGACCTCCACTGTACGGTCACTCCCCTGATGGCCGAGGCGGCAAATGCAGTCAGCGTCTTCCGAACCTACCCCCATATCGATGCATTCGAGTGCGGTTACGAGGTTGCCTCGATTCTTATGGGCGCTCTGTCCGGAAAGGTCAAACCGGTCATAGCGGTCAGGAAAATCCCGCTCATGATCGGTCCCCCGCTGAACGTTCTCACGAGCGAAATGCCCATCAAACATGTGTATGACCGCGCCCGCGAAATGCAGCGGATGATACCCGGAGTCCTCACCTGCTGCCCGTGCCACGGATTCATGCAGCAGGACATACCGACACAGGGCGCAGGAATCATCGTCACAACCGACGGCGACAGGGAGCTTGCGCAAAAGCTCGCGGACGAACTCGGCGACCTGATGTTCAAGTATCGCAAAGAGTACTGGGTGCATCTGCCCGGGCCGGAGGAAACGATACGTCTCGCCAGGAAACCCTCGGACAAACCGTATGCAATTGCGGACGGCGGCGACAACATCGGCGCTGGCGGCGCGGGTGACGGGACCCATCTGCTCCGCGAGATACTGAAACAGGGAGTCGATTCGGCGTTTGTCCAGATATATGACCCGGAATCGGCGCAGAAAGCCTTCGATGCCGGTGTCGGCTCCACAATGACTCTCGATGTCGGCGGTAAATCCGATCCCATGTACGGCCCGCCGGTCAATGTGACGGGCAAGGTCAGCGGTGTGTCAAAGGAGGGCGATTCATGGCATCCGGCTGCCCGAATCGAGGTCAAGGGTGTCACCATCCTGCTCAATACGAAGCGGATAGGCCCCGACGACCAGACAAACGTGCGCGCGATGGGCATCTTCCCGGAAAAATACCGAATGACCGTCTGCAAGGGCGGATTTGCGTTCCGTCCTCAGTATCCGGCCACCGTGTACAATTATATCCTGTGCGCGTCGCCCGGATATTCTTCGCCCGATCTCACGACCTTTACATGGAAACGGATACCGCGACCGATATACCCGCTCGATGATATCTGA
- a CDS encoding zinc-binding dehydrogenase, with product MKSRVMVLESFRQPLVLREVEIPPLDRGEILVRLLASGVCGSDVHMWNGKDSRIPLPVVLGHEGIGTITDMNGAKLTVNGLPLVAGDRIIWNRGLTCGKCWYCAVLREPSLCTGRHVYGITFSFSEKPYLNGCYADYIVLRPQTDIFKVPDTVDPAALVPAACSGATMAHAFDMIRESLLGRTVVVQGPGPLGIFAVAFARSLGASQIIVIGGSAHRLSLCGDFGATSLLNRGETTADERRAVVMDSTWGRGADYVVEAAGAAGVAEEGIKLLRKGGTYLTAGYSQPAGTESIDFYRDIVRNNIRIQGIWVSDTGHVRRALDLVLSRPDLFARLVTHRFALEQANEALSVMEKREAVKAVIVP from the coding sequence GTGAAAAGCAGAGTAATGGTACTTGAATCGTTTCGGCAGCCGCTCGTTCTCAGGGAGGTCGAAATACCGCCTCTCGATCGCGGAGAGATTCTTGTGAGGCTTCTCGCTTCGGGTGTGTGCGGTTCCGATGTCCACATGTGGAACGGAAAGGATTCGAGGATACCGCTTCCGGTCGTTCTCGGTCATGAAGGTATCGGTACGATTACGGACATGAACGGGGCAAAACTGACTGTGAACGGTTTACCGCTCGTGGCCGGCGACAGGATCATATGGAACCGTGGGCTCACCTGCGGGAAATGCTGGTACTGCGCCGTTCTCAGGGAACCTTCGCTCTGTACCGGACGGCATGTTTATGGCATTACATTTTCATTCAGTGAAAAACCGTACCTTAACGGCTGTTATGCCGATTATATCGTGTTGCGGCCTCAGACGGATATCTTCAAGGTTCCTGATACCGTCGATCCGGCAGCCCTCGTACCGGCCGCATGTTCCGGGGCGACCATGGCGCATGCTTTCGATATGATAAGGGAAAGCCTGCTCGGGCGGACGGTTGTCGTTCAGGGTCCCGGCCCGCTCGGTATTTTTGCGGTTGCGTTTGCCCGCAGTCTCGGAGCGTCGCAGATAATCGTGATCGGCGGTTCCGCTCACCGTCTCAGTCTGTGCGGAGATTTCGGTGCGACCAGCCTCCTGAACCGGGGCGAAACGACTGCCGATGAACGGCGTGCGGTGGTCATGGACAGCACATGGGGAAGGGGAGCGGATTATGTGGTGGAAGCCGCAGGCGCCGCCGGTGTCGCAGAAGAGGGGATAAAACTTCTGCGAAAAGGCGGGACATACCTTACTGCCGGTTATTCGCAGCCTGCGGGGACTGAATCGATCGATTTTTACCGGGATATCGTGCGGAACAATATCAGGATTCAGGGAATCTGGGTGAGCGATACCGGACATGTCCGTCGGGCGCTCGACCTTGTCCTGAGCCGTCCCGATCTGTTTGCACGGCTTGTGACACACCGTTTTGCGCTCGAGCAGGCAAACGAAGCGCTGTCTGTCATGGAAAAGCGTGAAGCAGTCAAGGCGGTTATAGTTCCGTAA
- a CDS encoding FAD-binding protein codes for MKYETVTIHGLTVPVYSLNTVIVGSGAAGLNAADRLYAFGQDDIAIVTESLTGGTSRNAGSDKQTYYKLTLSGNTPDSVRGMAETLYIGGAMHGDIALVEAAMSTGCFCHLVDIGVPFPFNRYGEYAGYKTDHDPLQRATSAGPLTSRYMTEKLREQIEQKGITVFDGFMIIGILTDSQREKATGLLALNLNELENPSRRYTLFNCTNIVYATGGPAGLFGASVYPECQTGASGIAFEAGVKGKNLTEWQFGIASVKFRWNLSGTFQQVLPRYVSTDCDGGNEREFLDGYFDNPGRMLDAVFLKGYQWPFDANKVRGFGSSLIDILVYNETVIRGRRVYLDYTRNPSSASTNGELDFSLSGEECRHYLEKSGALYGIPVERLEHMNPPAVALFKDHGIDLRRDYLEIAVCAQHNNGGLYGDIWWESNRKHFFPVGEVNGSHGVYRPGGSALNAGQVGSTRAAQYISRRYREQPPPLDEFLSACMAQVEKKLAMGERFAANIGQESTVAALRSSIHERMDRCGGILRCLEDIRSAITDTAHMLGNLESSTRLWALAELPDAYRNYDLLLAGYAYLSAIAFYIESGGKSRGSYLVWDSDGVLPSDNLPDQFRFTAGKDTLSDRIQVITLKNGVCECEWETVRPIPHEDIWFERVWNDFMNDRIIE; via the coding sequence ATGAAATACGAAACTGTCACGATACACGGGCTGACTGTTCCGGTATATTCACTCAATACCGTCATCGTCGGCTCCGGAGCTGCGGGACTCAACGCCGCAGACCGTCTCTATGCGTTCGGGCAGGACGATATAGCTATTGTAACCGAGTCTTTAACCGGTGGAACATCCCGTAACGCCGGGTCCGACAAACAGACCTACTACAAGCTGACGCTTTCCGGGAACACTCCCGATTCTGTGCGCGGAATGGCGGAGACGCTTTACATCGGCGGCGCGATGCACGGTGATATCGCGCTCGTCGAAGCCGCGATGTCCACCGGATGTTTCTGCCATCTTGTCGACATCGGCGTCCCGTTCCCGTTCAACCGGTATGGCGAGTATGCCGGTTACAAGACCGACCACGATCCCTTGCAGCGGGCGACATCGGCGGGACCTCTGACCTCGCGGTATATGACCGAAAAACTCCGGGAACAGATCGAGCAGAAGGGTATAACTGTTTTTGACGGCTTCATGATTATCGGAATACTGACCGATAGCCAGAGAGAAAAAGCGACTGGTCTGCTCGCGCTCAATCTCAACGAACTCGAAAATCCCAGCAGGAGATATACGCTCTTCAATTGCACGAACATCGTCTATGCAACCGGCGGCCCGGCCGGATTGTTTGGCGCATCGGTCTATCCCGAATGCCAGACCGGAGCGAGCGGTATAGCATTCGAGGCGGGCGTGAAAGGGAAAAACCTCACGGAATGGCAGTTCGGTATTGCTTCGGTCAAATTCCGGTGGAACCTTTCGGGCACTTTCCAGCAGGTTCTGCCGCGGTATGTATCGACTGACTGTGATGGCGGAAACGAGCGTGAGTTTCTCGACGGGTATTTTGACAATCCGGGACGTATGCTCGATGCGGTATTCCTGAAAGGGTACCAGTGGCCGTTCGATGCGAATAAAGTTCGCGGCTTCGGTTCATCGCTCATCGATATCCTCGTATACAACGAGACCGTGATACGCGGGAGACGGGTTTATCTCGACTATACGCGCAATCCCTCATCAGCATCCACAAACGGGGAGCTCGATTTTTCGCTCTCCGGCGAGGAATGCCGCCATTACCTTGAAAAATCAGGCGCGCTTTATGGAATCCCCGTTGAACGTCTCGAACACATGAATCCTCCGGCTGTTGCCCTTTTCAAAGACCATGGAATCGATCTCCGCCGGGATTATCTCGAAATCGCCGTATGCGCCCAGCACAATAACGGCGGCCTGTACGGCGATATCTGGTGGGAGAGCAACCGGAAGCACTTTTTCCCGGTTGGCGAGGTGAACGGGAGCCATGGAGTCTACCGGCCCGGCGGGAGCGCTCTCAATGCCGGACAGGTGGGCAGCACCCGTGCAGCACAGTATATTTCACGGCGTTACAGGGAACAGCCTCCGCCGTTGGATGAGTTTCTATCTGCCTGTATGGCGCAGGTGGAAAAGAAACTGGCGATGGGGGAGCGTTTTGCCGCTAATATCGGGCAGGAAAGCACGGTTGCTGCGCTGAGGTCATCCATTCACGAACGGATGGACAGATGCGGCGGGATTCTGCGGTGTCTCGAAGATATCCGTTCCGCAATAACGGATACGGCACATATGCTCGGAAACCTTGAAAGCTCGACACGGCTTTGGGCTCTCGCTGAATTGCCCGACGCATACCGTAATTATGACCTTCTCCTCGCCGGATATGCATATCTGAGCGCGATTGCCTTTTACATTGAAAGCGGCGGAAAAAGCAGGGGATCGTATCTGGTCTGGGATTCAGATGGTGTTCTGCCGTCAGACAATCTTCCCGATCAGTTTCGTTTTACTGCCGGAAAAGATACACTCTCGGACCGTATCCAGGTTATCACATTGAAAAATGGGGTCTGTGAGTGTGAATGGGAGACTGTGCGGCCGATACCGCATGAAGACATATGGTTCGAGCGCGTATGGAACGATTTCATGAACGATCGGATAATTGAATGA
- a CDS encoding Gfo/Idh/MocA family oxidoreductase, with amino-acid sequence MKNSAKDNPSKRTSLTRRHFIKGTAAAAAAFTIVPRHVLGNGVKSPSDKLNVAGIGIGGVGKSNIKNLADENIVALCDVDDNYAAEVYKLYPNAKTYRDYRVMLEKQKDIDGVVIATPDHTHAVIAMMAIKMGKHVYCQKPLTRLVSEARALTEAARKYKVATQMGNQGHSGEGVRLICEWIWNGAIGTVRAVDAWTNRPVWPQGIDRPKDTPPVPSTLDWDLWLGPAPMRPYNPIYLPFSWRAWWDYGSGALGDMACHVLDPVFTALKLKYPTSVEASISTFVSPEKMWVKVDNKETFPQASIVRYNFPARGDMPPLKVTWYDGGLLPERPAELEPDQSMGNGSSGVIFIGDKGKLMCNEYGDKPRLIPKTVMDSYKQPPQTIPRIVGSHEQDWARACKGGEPACSNFDYSGPLTEMVVMGNLAMRYPQKKLEWDGENMRVTNFPEANDYVQTHYREGWTL; translated from the coding sequence ATGAAAAACAGCGCCAAGGACAACCCTTCCAAACGTACATCGCTCACCCGGCGTCATTTCATCAAAGGAACGGCTGCAGCGGCGGCAGCCTTCACTATTGTACCGCGTCATGTGCTCGGAAACGGCGTCAAATCGCCCAGCGACAAGCTCAACGTAGCCGGAATCGGAATCGGCGGTGTCGGAAAAAGTAACATCAAGAATCTTGCTGACGAAAACATCGTCGCCCTCTGCGATGTGGACGATAACTATGCTGCGGAAGTCTACAAGCTCTATCCCAATGCAAAGACATACCGCGATTACCGGGTCATGCTCGAAAAGCAGAAAGATATCGATGGTGTCGTCATCGCGACACCTGACCACACCCATGCGGTGATCGCCATGATGGCGATAAAAATGGGAAAGCACGTGTACTGCCAGAAACCCCTGACAAGACTCGTTTCGGAAGCCCGTGCGCTCACTGAAGCCGCCCGTAAATATAAAGTCGCCACCCAGATGGGTAACCAGGGCCATTCAGGCGAAGGTGTTCGTCTCATCTGCGAATGGATATGGAACGGGGCAATCGGCACGGTTCGTGCAGTCGATGCATGGACCAACCGTCCTGTCTGGCCTCAGGGCATAGACCGTCCCAAAGACACGCCGCCGGTACCATCCACGCTCGACTGGGACCTCTGGCTCGGACCGGCACCCATGAGGCCCTACAATCCGATCTATCTGCCGTTCTCATGGCGTGCATGGTGGGATTACGGCTCGGGAGCGCTCGGCGATATGGCCTGCCATGTCCTCGATCCCGTATTCACAGCGCTCAAACTCAAATACCCGACAAGCGTCGAAGCGAGTATCTCGACCTTTGTAAGCCCCGAAAAGATGTGGGTGAAAGTCGACAACAAGGAAACGTTCCCCCAGGCTTCCATCGTCCGCTATAATTTCCCTGCCCGCGGAGATATGCCGCCGCTTAAAGTCACCTGGTACGACGGCGGGCTTTTACCCGAACGTCCGGCCGAGCTTGAGCCCGACCAGTCGATGGGAAACGGCAGCAGCGGTGTGATCTTCATCGGCGACAAGGGTAAATTGATGTGCAACGAATATGGCGATAAACCGCGGCTGATTCCCAAAACCGTGATGGATTCCTATAAGCAGCCTCCTCAGACAATCCCGAGAATTGTCGGCTCTCACGAACAGGATTGGGCGCGTGCCTGCAAGGGCGGAGAACCGGCATGCTCCAATTTCGATTATTCGGGGCCGTTGACAGAGATGGTTGTCATGGGTAATCTTGCCATGCGTTATCCCCAGAAGAAGCTCGAATGGGACGGGGAAAACATGCGTGTGACCAATTTCCCGGAAGCGAATGATTACGTCCAGACACATTACCGCGAGGGATGGACATTATAA
- a CDS encoding flavin oxidoreductase/NADH oxidase, with the protein DSTVRGATNRSGSDGKPFTVLQLTHSGRYSRPESAPAPVCAVKNPYLDTRFSEDVRYRIITDDELEELEDHFADAAILAGEIGFDAVDIKSCHGYLIADLLSAREREGRYGGSFENRTRFLLNIIDKITARTNGELAVTVRLGAYDAVPFPYGWGVDDEDERKNDISEPVSLVKLLAHRGVNLINVTAGNPYYNPHIGRPYDTGPYVPREHPLYGVERMLAMSREIQKAVPGMAVISTGLSWLREFGAHCAAGGIREGWFAVAGFGRQAFAYPYFPRDILARGQMERKKCCITCGKCSEIMRYGGRTGCVIRDAAVYFPIYRQVSEGKSSLSGSGSADHV; encoded by the coding sequence TGATTCGACGGTTCGCGGAGCAACCAACCGCTCCGGTTCGGACGGTAAACCATTCACCGTGCTCCAGTTGACCCATTCGGGCCGTTACAGCAGGCCCGAGTCGGCTCCTGCACCGGTCTGTGCGGTAAAGAACCCTTATCTTGACACCAGATTTTCAGAGGATGTCCGATACCGAATAATTACTGATGATGAGCTCGAGGAACTCGAAGACCACTTTGCTGACGCGGCCATTCTTGCTGGTGAAATCGGCTTCGATGCGGTCGATATCAAGAGCTGTCACGGATACCTGATTGCCGATCTGCTGTCAGCCCGCGAGAGAGAGGGGAGGTACGGGGGCAGCTTCGAGAACCGGACACGGTTTCTGCTCAATATTATTGACAAGATAACCGCACGGACAAACGGGGAACTGGCTGTTACCGTTAGGCTCGGTGCATATGACGCTGTACCGTTTCCGTACGGCTGGGGAGTCGATGATGAGGATGAGCGCAAGAATGATATATCAGAGCCGGTATCACTCGTAAAACTGCTGGCACACAGAGGTGTGAATCTTATAAACGTAACCGCAGGTAATCCTTACTATAATCCGCATATCGGGAGGCCATACGATACCGGGCCGTATGTTCCACGTGAGCATCCGCTTTATGGAGTTGAGAGGATGCTTGCCATGAGCCGTGAGATTCAAAAAGCTGTTCCCGGAATGGCGGTTATTTCCACCGGTCTGAGCTGGCTGAGGGAATTCGGCGCCCACTGCGCTGCCGGTGGAATTCGCGAAGGCTGGTTTGCTGTGGCGGGCTTCGGAAGACAGGCATTTGCATACCCTTATTTTCCCCGTGATATACTTGCAAGAGGACAAATGGAGCGTAAAAAATGCTGTATAACCTGCGGAAAATGTTCGGAAATCATGCGATACGGCGGCAGAACAGGCTGTGTGATCCGTGACGCTGCAGTTTACTTTCCCATTTACCGTCAGGTGAGCGAGGGTAAATCCTCGCTTTCAGGTTCAGGTAGTGCGGACCACGTGTAA